One Actinoplanes missouriensis 431 DNA segment encodes these proteins:
- a CDS encoding sugar O-acetyltransferase — protein sequence MDLEAQRRHMLTGAMYNDLTDELVQARQRTVLLTDEYNASFGRAQEERETILRRLLKSVGEGCHFEPVFRCEFGFNISVGDHFYANFDCVMLDGGGITIGDHVLFGPRVGVYTSNHAIDAAERVAGGCYARPVTIGDRVWIGGGVTINQGVTIGDDAIVGSGSVVTRSVPAGVIAAGVPARVIREITEADRTGFTP from the coding sequence GTGGATCTCGAAGCCCAGCGGCGGCACATGCTGACCGGCGCGATGTACAACGACCTCACCGACGAGCTCGTGCAGGCGCGGCAGCGGACCGTGCTGCTGACCGACGAGTACAACGCGAGTTTCGGCCGCGCTCAGGAGGAACGGGAGACAATCCTGCGCCGGCTGCTGAAGTCGGTCGGTGAGGGCTGCCATTTCGAGCCGGTGTTCCGCTGCGAGTTCGGCTTCAACATCAGCGTCGGCGACCACTTCTACGCCAACTTCGACTGCGTGATGCTCGACGGCGGCGGGATCACCATCGGCGACCACGTCCTGTTCGGTCCCCGCGTCGGCGTCTACACCTCGAACCACGCCATCGACGCCGCCGAGCGGGTGGCCGGCGGCTGTTACGCCCGGCCGGTCACCATCGGCGACCGGGTGTGGATCGGTGGCGGTGTCACGATCAATCAGGGCGTCACCATCGGTGACGACGCGATCGTCGGCTCGGGGAGCGTGGTCACCCGGTCCGTCCCGGCCGGCGTGATCGCGGCCGGGGTGCCGGCCCGGGTGATCCGCGAGATCACCGAGGCCGACCGGACCGGGTTCACCCCGTAG
- a CDS encoding sodium:solute symporter family protein: protein MTVTDREIEVGVFLVLMGVVLVLGFGAARWRAPADPHSLEEWGVGGRSFGNWVTWFLIGGSMYSAYTFIAVPALTYGVGAIGYFAVPFAIITTPMTFLFTTRAWSVSRRHGFVTLSEFVNARFGSPGLGAAVAVTGIVATMPYVAVQLLALQAVLRTVGFGGEWPLLAAVTVVSVCTFRSGLRAPALLSVVKDVLMAWMLLTAVLMVAMYGGWDHAFQQSAEHFAATKNPADGLLLPPTGHLGFLTLVIGSALAIFAYPHALVGMLAAKDRATVRRNAAALPIYCMALALMALLGFFALSRGITPVDGDLNTVVPRLIHEYFPSWSAGIAYAGLSVAALIPAAVMSIAAANAFTRSLFRPYLRPAASPAVEARVSRWVSLLVKFGAAALILAVDPTFSVDLQLIGGVIILQTIPAVFVGLLTGWFHRAALLAGLFTGLGVGVWMLYDIPKVDGTGHFGGSSWPLDNGSSVYVGIVALIANLVVTVAGTLILRAVGNAGGVDATHPDDYLADAGDAKLKRLDGLIDGLPRRGAVTVDGRGEHTPSHAPRPPVRSARD, encoded by the coding sequence ATGACCGTGACTGACCGGGAGATCGAGGTCGGGGTCTTCCTCGTCCTGATGGGCGTGGTGCTGGTGCTCGGCTTCGGCGCGGCCCGCTGGCGGGCGCCGGCCGACCCGCACAGCCTCGAGGAGTGGGGCGTCGGCGGGCGCTCGTTCGGCAACTGGGTGACCTGGTTCCTGATCGGCGGGAGCATGTACAGCGCGTACACGTTCATCGCCGTGCCCGCGCTCACCTACGGCGTCGGCGCGATCGGGTACTTCGCGGTGCCGTTCGCGATCATCACGACGCCGATGACGTTCCTCTTCACCACGCGCGCCTGGTCGGTGTCGCGCCGGCACGGGTTCGTCACGCTCAGCGAGTTCGTGAACGCGAGGTTCGGTTCACCCGGCCTCGGTGCCGCGGTCGCGGTCACCGGCATCGTCGCCACCATGCCGTACGTGGCCGTACAGCTCCTGGCCCTGCAGGCGGTCCTGCGGACGGTCGGGTTCGGCGGCGAGTGGCCCCTGCTGGCCGCCGTCACCGTAGTGTCGGTGTGCACGTTCCGCTCCGGTCTGCGCGCCCCGGCCCTGCTGTCGGTCGTCAAGGACGTGCTGATGGCGTGGATGCTGCTGACCGCGGTGCTGATGGTCGCCATGTACGGCGGCTGGGACCACGCCTTCCAGCAGTCCGCCGAGCACTTCGCCGCCACCAAGAACCCGGCCGACGGGCTGCTGCTGCCGCCCACCGGCCACCTCGGCTTCCTCACCCTGGTGATCGGCTCGGCCCTGGCGATCTTCGCCTATCCGCACGCGCTCGTCGGGATGCTCGCGGCGAAAGACCGGGCCACGGTACGGCGTAACGCCGCCGCCCTGCCGATCTACTGCATGGCGCTGGCCCTCATGGCGCTGCTCGGCTTCTTCGCGCTGTCCCGGGGGATCACGCCGGTCGACGGCGACCTGAACACCGTCGTGCCCCGGCTCATCCACGAGTACTTCCCGAGCTGGTCGGCGGGAATCGCGTACGCCGGGCTCAGCGTCGCCGCCCTCATCCCGGCCGCGGTCATGTCGATCGCCGCCGCGAACGCGTTCACCCGCAGCCTGTTCCGCCCCTACCTGCGCCCGGCCGCGTCCCCGGCCGTCGAGGCGCGGGTCAGCCGCTGGGTGTCCCTGCTGGTCAAGTTCGGTGCGGCCGCGCTGATCCTCGCCGTCGACCCGACGTTCTCGGTGGACCTGCAACTGATCGGTGGCGTGATCATCCTGCAGACCATCCCGGCGGTGTTCGTCGGCCTGCTGACCGGGTGGTTTCACCGGGCGGCGCTGCTCGCCGGCCTGTTCACCGGTCTCGGGGTGGGGGTGTGGATGCTCTACGACATCCCCAAGGTGGACGGGACCGGGCACTTCGGCGGGTCGAGCTGGCCGCTCGACAACGGCAGCAGCGTGTACGTCGGGATCGTCGCCCTGATCGCCAACCTGGTCGTGACGGTGGCCGGGACGCTGATCCTGCGGGCGGTGGGCAACGCGGGCGGCGTGGACGCGACGCATCCGGACGATTATCTGGCCGACGCGGGCGACGCCAAGCTGAAGCGGCTCGACGGGCTGATCGACGGGTTGCCGCGGCGCGGGGCGGTGACGGTGGACGGCAGGGGTGAGCACACGCCGAGTCACGCCCCCCGCCCGCCGGTCCGCTCCGCCCGCGACTGA
- a CDS encoding DUF4240 domain-containing protein, with the protein MMPSDFWSVIGSNVITSRADVTAALDRVEQRLRELDPPDLVAFEGQLDQNLDALDLSSLASIPVELAGGLVLEQTTDHFLYARCACLLAGRETARSVLEESERFSDFVAPALQSAESLLYLARKEYEKRTGEPMS; encoded by the coding sequence ATGATGCCGAGTGACTTCTGGTCCGTGATCGGATCGAATGTGATCACCAGCCGGGCGGACGTCACGGCGGCGCTCGATCGGGTCGAGCAGCGTCTGCGGGAGCTGGACCCGCCGGACCTGGTCGCCTTCGAGGGTCAGCTGGATCAGAACCTGGATGCGCTGGACCTGAGCTCACTGGCGTCCATCCCCGTCGAACTGGCGGGAGGGCTGGTCCTGGAGCAGACCACCGATCATTTCCTGTACGCGCGGTGTGCCTGCCTGCTCGCCGGGCGCGAGACGGCCCGGTCGGTGCTCGAGGAATCGGAGCGGTTCAGCGACTTCGTCGCCCCCGCACTCCAATCGGCCGAGTCCTTGCTCTACCTGGCCAGGAAGGAATACGAGAAGCGCACCGGTGAGCCGATGAGCTGA
- a CDS encoding QsdR family transcriptional regulator, whose amino-acid sequence MNGRRVVSDDEVIRAACHFFLRHGTIDMDGLAAAMCISRATLYRVTHGRDRLLSDVLWRLGDRMLGEARRRRTRSGVDGAIEVTHLFAEQLLASEPFRRFLAAEPDAASRILLTHTGRLTERVVVTQQEIFHEVGLDAASADTAYLYVRIIESALYAELVAGRSADLGVAEQAARTLLLAAC is encoded by the coding sequence GTGAACGGGCGTCGAGTGGTGAGCGACGACGAGGTGATCCGCGCGGCGTGTCACTTCTTCCTGCGGCACGGCACGATCGACATGGACGGTCTCGCCGCCGCGATGTGCATCAGCCGGGCCACCCTCTATCGGGTGACGCACGGCCGGGACCGGCTGCTCAGCGACGTGCTCTGGCGGCTCGGTGACCGGATGCTCGGTGAGGCGCGGCGACGGCGTACCCGAAGCGGGGTCGATGGCGCGATCGAGGTGACCCATCTCTTCGCCGAGCAGCTGCTGGCCTCCGAGCCGTTCCGCCGGTTCCTCGCCGCCGAGCCGGACGCCGCGTCCCGGATCCTCCTGACCCACACCGGCCGGCTCACCGAACGGGTGGTCGTCACCCAGCAGGAGATCTTCCACGAGGTCGGGCTCGACGCGGCGAGCGCCGACACCGCCTACCTCTACGTGCGGATCATCGAGTCGGCCCTCTACGCCGAGCTGGTCGCGGGCCGCAGTGCCGACCTGGGCGTGGCCGAACAGGCGGCCCGGACCCTGCTGCTGGCGGCGTGCTGA
- a CDS encoding DUF3311 domain-containing protein, protein MPTPAPRSRHWQWLLILPATAPLLTPLANRIEPTLMGVPFFFWYQFACAVLAIVVITGVYLATRSLESPSSLGDDRD, encoded by the coding sequence ATGCCGACACCCGCCCCACGATCGCGTCACTGGCAGTGGCTGCTGATCCTGCCCGCCACCGCCCCGCTGCTCACACCGCTGGCGAACCGGATCGAGCCGACGCTGATGGGCGTGCCGTTCTTCTTCTGGTACCAGTTCGCGTGCGCGGTGCTCGCGATCGTCGTGATCACCGGCGTCTACCTCGCCACCCGGTCCCTGGAGTCTCCCTCTTCTTTGGGGGATGACCGTGACTGA
- a CDS encoding polymorphic toxin-type HINT domain-containing protein translates to MSSHRFPRARQVAGFCAALLVFTLAPPVSGPARAEPGAVPGVTDGADPQQRGLPPNAASTKAVTDSERPPVVPPLVKAGGEPEKAAADLRAAKALAPGEAFRDLLLRPGFVVGDTSLVVYFNLADAGFETWRVDLFDVASGTKQESVTLGKDALETSRCGQPRTFCKSLGTAEGWQLDAAKQYFVTITGLYPDGEVPSAASDQSAPRATVDPPAVPDRQAAGCGCSVALGMTDASQAIRANGVNTGTGAFTRAEQDLALTSFAVGFDSTRAYSSLNTGPSAFGPGWAWAYDLKVTPAEGGAIVRAEDGSDTLFAADGDGYRRPPGVRSTLRRAGDGWELVTRNNIVYAFDAPGRLTSILNPRQQGLRFAHGTNSITVTDASGHKALVKLDGGRIESILLEDLRKVQFWYTDGLLTKVRDARGEIWQYKYDAGARLTRVIDPYHVTTVTNEYTETGRVTRQLDALGAATTFAWDPAKQEAKTTDADDVVVWDGYQGNVLLYTQRGNGDTSHHRYDGTLNRNLVVNGNANQHETAYDAAGNPIERFAPQRRFSEKVSYDARNNPTSHVDANGEKWTDEYNEFDELIKSTDPEGHSITYAYDARGLAVSRTDARGKVTRYETIAAGERNSGLVEAVVSPEGRRSSSVYDKTGRTIVSIDPRKNATKITYDDQDRVVATLKPERLTPTVAVYDPTGRLARSVTPAGVTTSYAYYPTGLVKTVTGERTTGRMTYTAAGRRLTSAVDMKDEPDLVTSWTYNPKGLVETVTSPRGNLPGAAKADFTTTYVYDRNDNPIQLRRPYPGGKVVVKDIAVDDLDRTTSTTNGLGKTSSFERANTGEVTSTTDALGRKTSMTYDRAGQQTSITDSGGSQTKTEYDPAGNKIKEISPVGGVTTFEYDGDGLLIARTEPRGNVEGADKEQFTTHYEYDAAGNQVRVIDPLDHETKYKYDDANRLVATTDANSNTTRYTFTADDQTRTVTEPDSVLGASTVYDYGRDGAVEAVIDPRGNRVRIEYDEAGRPVRSIDPLGRSTTITYDAENNPVSQLSLDTLELPWLISDKEKAERTIVDEYDIVGRHTSRALGNAGPVYRWGYDAEDRTTSYGDPLGVREVTYDDEDQIKSVTRKEAGRADETFTYGYDVRGNVTSRQYPDGTTVGYDYDADSRVTALNTAGASWTFGYDIAGRRTSTRLPEGTGLVENRSYDQAGRLTAVGTERVGDPVPGVQDPVSRYDISLDPVGNPTRVITTRGGVAESVAYAYDENDRVTSACYAVASCTGKDVKPAGRIDYTYDLTGNRTSQKRTGTAGEDVTTYKYDAANQLQSEHLVGRAHLRTTLYDYDERGNQVKAGGDKLTYHLDNSVATAAVNGITTAYSYGAEGLRLAATAGADVQRFSWDMAGTLPQIAADTVERGGAILEKREFAYGPDDEPLGLIDEAGTTHSYTHDWLGGIANLLSPTGTVEAGYDYDPFGNPRVGESLAGQQIPEGASPENPMRFHGAYQDSSTGEGNYFLRARNYDPETGRFATRDPMPVTQEATSAYTYASNNPLAFSDPTGMVPAAGDTGAATTGTDGTTVPTGPSPEDIAKANQLQSKSTLDVILEAGGQILMEFLGINDLMNCLKGDLGGCAMMIVGALPWGKIFKAKKIAEAIYRAGKAVITFFSELKWARMILAGAEKAAEAAKAAAAAAAKAAAEKAAKAKAAAEAAAKKAAAEAQARAKAQAAKLKAKTKKGSGDAKSGPKGCKNEMREAHSFTAATRVLLADGAAESIADLKPGDTVTATDPETGETGARQVERTIRTDDDKQFVDVTVAGGGELTTTATHPFWSVTRKAWVDAGDLRVGEKLRTDEGEEITIKSLRGYEDSQRTYDLTVNDLHTYYVFAGDAPVLVHNCGKDQGIYEFPDQHNPGKTYVGKSIDLTDRLGKHLRSGRLRSLDDVKITHVCGCEDDVFVAEHLRIQHLRKLGVPLSNDINSPGKKILEERAQPMLPGAEDWGQ, encoded by the coding sequence ATGTCCAGCCACAGGTTTCCGCGTGCCCGCCAGGTCGCGGGCTTCTGCGCGGCACTACTCGTCTTCACCCTCGCCCCGCCGGTCTCCGGGCCGGCCCGGGCGGAACCCGGAGCGGTTCCCGGCGTCACCGACGGCGCCGATCCGCAGCAGCGCGGCCTGCCGCCGAACGCCGCCTCCACGAAAGCCGTCACCGACAGCGAGCGTCCCCCGGTCGTACCCCCGCTGGTGAAAGCCGGCGGCGAGCCGGAGAAGGCCGCGGCAGATCTGCGGGCGGCGAAAGCGCTCGCGCCCGGCGAGGCGTTCCGGGACCTGCTGCTGCGGCCCGGTTTCGTGGTCGGCGACACGTCGCTCGTCGTCTACTTCAACCTCGCCGACGCCGGCTTCGAGACGTGGCGGGTCGACCTGTTCGACGTCGCGTCCGGCACCAAGCAGGAGTCGGTCACGCTCGGCAAGGACGCCCTGGAGACCAGCAGGTGCGGGCAGCCGCGCACGTTCTGCAAGTCGCTGGGCACCGCCGAGGGCTGGCAGCTCGACGCGGCCAAGCAGTACTTCGTCACGATCACCGGCCTCTACCCGGACGGTGAGGTCCCGTCGGCCGCGTCCGACCAGTCGGCGCCGCGCGCCACCGTCGACCCGCCCGCGGTACCGGACCGGCAGGCGGCCGGCTGCGGGTGCAGCGTCGCGCTCGGGATGACCGACGCGAGCCAGGCGATCCGGGCCAACGGCGTGAACACCGGCACCGGCGCGTTCACCCGCGCCGAGCAGGATCTGGCGCTCACCTCGTTCGCGGTGGGCTTCGACTCCACCCGGGCGTACTCCTCGCTGAACACCGGCCCGTCCGCCTTCGGACCCGGCTGGGCGTGGGCGTACGACCTCAAGGTGACGCCCGCCGAGGGCGGCGCGATCGTCCGTGCCGAGGACGGCTCGGACACCCTGTTCGCGGCCGACGGCGACGGGTACCGCCGCCCGCCGGGCGTGCGCTCCACGCTGCGCCGCGCCGGCGACGGGTGGGAGCTGGTGACCCGCAACAACATCGTCTACGCGTTCGACGCGCCGGGCCGGCTCACCTCGATCCTCAACCCGAGGCAGCAGGGGCTGCGGTTCGCCCACGGCACGAACAGCATCACCGTCACCGACGCGTCCGGGCACAAGGCGCTGGTCAAGCTGGACGGCGGCCGGATCGAGTCGATCCTGCTGGAGGACCTGCGCAAGGTCCAGTTCTGGTACACCGACGGGCTGCTCACCAAGGTCCGCGACGCGCGCGGCGAGATCTGGCAGTACAAGTACGACGCCGGCGCCCGGCTCACCAGGGTGATCGACCCGTACCACGTCACGACCGTCACCAACGAGTACACCGAGACCGGCCGGGTGACCCGGCAGCTCGACGCGCTCGGCGCGGCCACCACGTTCGCCTGGGACCCGGCCAAGCAGGAGGCGAAGACCACCGACGCCGACGACGTGGTGGTCTGGGACGGCTACCAGGGCAACGTGCTGCTCTACACCCAGCGCGGCAACGGCGACACCAGCCACCACCGGTACGACGGCACGCTCAACCGCAACCTGGTGGTCAACGGCAACGCCAACCAGCACGAGACCGCCTACGACGCGGCCGGCAACCCGATCGAGCGGTTCGCCCCGCAGCGCCGGTTCAGCGAGAAGGTCTCCTACGACGCCCGCAACAACCCGACCAGCCACGTCGACGCCAACGGCGAGAAGTGGACCGACGAGTACAACGAGTTCGACGAGCTGATCAAGAGCACCGACCCCGAGGGTCACTCCATCACGTACGCCTACGACGCGCGCGGCCTGGCGGTCAGCCGTACCGACGCGCGCGGCAAGGTCACCAGGTACGAGACGATCGCCGCCGGTGAGCGCAACTCCGGCCTGGTCGAGGCCGTGGTCAGTCCCGAGGGCCGCCGGTCGTCCTCGGTGTACGACAAGACCGGCCGCACGATCGTGTCGATCGACCCGCGGAAGAACGCCACCAAGATCACCTACGACGACCAGGACCGGGTGGTCGCGACACTGAAGCCGGAACGGCTCACCCCGACGGTCGCGGTGTACGACCCGACCGGCCGTCTGGCGCGCTCGGTGACCCCGGCCGGCGTGACCACCTCGTACGCCTACTACCCGACCGGTCTGGTCAAGACGGTCACCGGCGAGCGGACCACGGGCCGGATGACGTACACCGCGGCGGGCCGGCGGCTCACCTCGGCGGTCGACATGAAGGACGAGCCGGACCTGGTGACGAGCTGGACCTACAACCCGAAGGGCCTGGTCGAGACGGTCACCTCGCCGCGCGGCAACCTGCCCGGCGCGGCCAAGGCGGACTTCACCACCACGTACGTCTACGACCGCAACGACAACCCGATCCAGCTGCGGCGCCCGTACCCGGGCGGCAAGGTCGTGGTGAAGGACATCGCCGTCGACGACCTGGACCGGACCACCTCGACGACCAACGGGCTCGGCAAGACGTCGAGCTTCGAGCGGGCCAACACCGGCGAGGTCACGTCCACGACCGACGCGCTGGGCCGCAAGACGTCGATGACGTACGACCGGGCCGGGCAGCAGACGTCGATCACCGACTCCGGCGGCAGCCAGACCAAGACCGAGTACGACCCGGCCGGCAACAAGATCAAGGAGATCTCCCCGGTCGGCGGCGTGACGACGTTCGAGTACGACGGCGACGGTCTCCTGATCGCCAGGACCGAGCCGCGCGGCAACGTCGAGGGCGCCGACAAGGAGCAGTTCACCACCCACTACGAGTACGACGCGGCCGGCAACCAGGTCCGGGTGATCGACCCGCTCGACCACGAGACCAAGTACAAGTACGACGACGCCAACCGCCTCGTCGCGACGACCGACGCGAACAGCAACACGACGCGGTACACGTTCACCGCCGACGACCAGACCCGGACCGTGACCGAGCCGGACTCGGTGCTGGGCGCCTCGACGGTCTACGACTACGGCCGGGACGGCGCGGTCGAGGCCGTGATCGACCCGCGCGGCAACCGCGTCCGGATCGAGTACGACGAGGCGGGCCGCCCGGTCCGCAGCATCGACCCGCTGGGCCGGTCCACCACCATCACCTACGACGCGGAGAACAACCCGGTCAGCCAGCTGTCGCTCGACACGCTCGAGCTCCCGTGGCTGATCAGCGACAAGGAGAAGGCCGAGCGGACGATCGTCGACGAGTACGACATCGTCGGCCGCCACACCTCACGGGCCCTCGGCAACGCCGGCCCGGTCTACCGCTGGGGTTACGACGCCGAGGACCGCACCACCTCCTACGGTGACCCGCTCGGTGTCCGCGAGGTGACCTACGACGACGAGGACCAGATCAAGTCCGTCACCCGCAAGGAGGCCGGTCGCGCCGACGAGACGTTCACCTACGGGTACGACGTGCGCGGCAACGTCACCTCCCGGCAGTACCCGGACGGCACCACTGTCGGCTACGACTACGACGCCGACAGCCGGGTCACCGCGCTGAACACGGCCGGCGCGAGCTGGACCTTCGGGTACGACATCGCCGGCCGGCGGACCAGCACCCGGCTGCCGGAGGGCACCGGACTGGTGGAGAACCGCTCCTACGACCAGGCCGGCCGGCTCACCGCGGTCGGCACCGAACGGGTCGGCGACCCGGTGCCGGGCGTACAGGACCCGGTGTCGCGGTACGACATCAGCCTCGACCCGGTCGGCAACCCGACCCGGGTGATCACCACGCGCGGCGGTGTGGCCGAGTCGGTGGCATACGCGTACGACGAGAACGACCGGGTCACCTCGGCCTGCTACGCGGTCGCGAGCTGCACCGGCAAGGACGTGAAGCCGGCCGGCCGGATCGACTACACGTACGACCTGACCGGCAACCGCACGTCGCAGAAGCGCACCGGCACCGCCGGCGAGGACGTCACCACCTACAAGTACGACGCGGCCAACCAGCTGCAGTCGGAGCACCTGGTCGGGCGCGCGCACCTGCGCACCACGCTGTACGACTACGACGAGCGGGGCAACCAGGTCAAGGCGGGCGGCGACAAGCTCACCTACCACCTGGACAACAGCGTCGCGACGGCCGCGGTCAACGGCATCACGACCGCGTACTCGTACGGCGCCGAAGGGCTGCGGCTCGCCGCCACCGCCGGTGCCGACGTGCAGCGGTTCTCCTGGGACATGGCCGGCACGCTGCCGCAGATCGCGGCGGACACCGTGGAGCGGGGCGGCGCGATCCTGGAGAAGCGGGAGTTCGCGTACGGGCCGGACGACGAGCCACTCGGCCTGATCGACGAGGCCGGCACCACGCACTCGTACACCCACGACTGGCTCGGCGGCATCGCGAACCTGCTGTCACCGACCGGGACCGTCGAGGCCGGCTACGACTACGACCCGTTCGGCAACCCGCGGGTGGGCGAGTCACTGGCCGGACAGCAGATCCCGGAGGGAGCGAGCCCGGAGAACCCGATGCGGTTCCACGGGGCGTACCAGGACTCCAGCACGGGTGAGGGCAACTACTTCCTGCGGGCCCGCAACTACGACCCGGAGACCGGCCGGTTCGCCACCCGCGACCCGATGCCGGTCACCCAGGAGGCGACCTCGGCGTACACCTACGCCTCGAACAACCCGCTCGCGTTCTCCGACCCGACCGGCATGGTCCCCGCGGCCGGCGACACCGGCGCCGCCACCACCGGGACCGATGGCACGACGGTACCGACCGGGCCGTCGCCGGAGGACATCGCCAAGGCCAACCAGCTGCAGTCGAAGAGCACCCTGGACGTCATCCTGGAGGCCGGCGGCCAGATCCTGATGGAGTTCCTCGGTATCAACGACCTGATGAACTGCCTCAAGGGCGACCTGGGCGGTTGCGCCATGATGATCGTCGGCGCGCTGCCCTGGGGCAAGATCTTCAAGGCCAAGAAGATCGCCGAGGCGATCTACCGGGCCGGCAAGGCCGTGATCACCTTCTTCTCCGAGTTGAAGTGGGCCCGGATGATCCTGGCCGGGGCGGAGAAGGCGGCCGAGGCGGCCAAGGCAGCGGCAGCGGCGGCGGCCAAGGCAGCGGCGGAGAAGGCGGCCAAGGCGAAGGCAGCGGCCGAGGCAGCGGCGAAGAAGGCCGCGGCCGAGGCACAGGCCCGGGCCAAGGCGCAGGCCGCGAAGCTGAAGGCGAAGACCAAGAAGGGCTCCGGCGACGCCAAGTCCGGCCCGAAGGGCTGCAAGAACGAGATGCGGGAGGCGCACAGCTTCACCGCCGCGACCCGCGTCCTGCTGGCCGACGGCGCCGCCGAGTCGATCGCCGACCTCAAGCCGGGCGACACCGTGACCGCCACCGACCCGGAGACCGGCGAGACCGGCGCACGGCAGGTGGAACGCACCATCCGCACCGACGACGACAAGCAGTTCGTCGACGTCACGGTGGCCGGCGGCGGCGAGCTCACCACCACGGCGACACACCCGTTCTGGTCCGTGACCAGGAAGGCGTGGGTCGACGCCGGAGACCTCCGGGTCGGCGAGAAGCTGCGCACCGACGAGGGCGAAGAGATCACGATCAAGAGCCTTCGGGGGTACGAGGACTCGCAGCGCACGTACGACCTGACCGTCAACGACCTGCACACGTACTACGTGTTCGCCGGTGACGCCCCGGTCCTCGTCCACAACTGCGGGAAGGACCAGGGAATCTACGAGTTCCCGGACCAGCACAACCCCGGTAAGACCTACGTCGGCAAGTCGATCGACCTGACCGACCGTCTGGGCAAACACCTCCGCAGTGGCCGGCTGAGGAGCCTGGACGATGTCAAGATCACGCATGTCTGTGGCTGCGAGGATGATGTGTTCGTGGCCGAGCACCTGCGGATTCAGCATTTGCGTAAACTGGGTGTCCCCTTGTCGAACGACATCAATTCACCCGGAAAGAAGATCCTTGAAGAGCGCGCCCAGCCGATGCTTCCCGGAGCCGAGGATTGGGGGCAATGA